From a single Silene latifolia isolate original U9 population chromosome 6, ASM4854445v1, whole genome shotgun sequence genomic region:
- the LOC141586881 gene encoding SUMO-conjugating enzyme SCE1, producing the protein MSGGIARGRLAEERKSWRRNHPHGFVAKPETLQDGSVNLLMWNCIIPGKAGTDWEGGFYPLTMHFSEEYPSKPPKCKFPQGFFHPNIYPSGTVCLSILNEDCDWRPAITVKQILVGIQDLLDQPNPQDPAQTEGYHLFIQDTTEYKRRVRQQAKQYPAAV; encoded by the exons ATGTCTGGTGGCATTGCTCGTGGCCGTCTCGCTGAAGAGAGGAAATCATGGCGCCGTAATCATCCCCAC GGTTTTGTGGCGAAGCCTGAGACATTGCAGGATGGCTCTGTTAATTTACTCATGTGGAATTGCATTATCCCTGGCAAAGCTGGT ACTGATTGGGAGGGCGGTTTCTATCCGTTGACTATGCACTTCAGCGAAGAGTACCCTAGCAAACCACCCAAGTGCAAGTTTCCCCAAGGTTTCTTCCATCCTAATATCTACCCATCTGGGACAGTGTGCCTGTCCATTTTGAATGAAGATTGT GACTGGAGACCCGCAATTACTGTGAAGCAGATTCTTGTTGGCATTCAGGATTTATTGGATCAGCCTAACCCGCAAGATCCTGCACAGACAGAAGGATATCACTTGTTTATTCAG GATACAACGGAATACAAAAGAAGGGTTCGTCAACAGGCTAAACAGTACCCGGCTGCTGTTTGA